In the genome of Polaribacter atrinae, one region contains:
- a CDS encoding transposase-like zinc-binding domain-containing protein: MTIDLCPNCSSDTYIKSGIVNNRQRYKCKKCNYFFTVNKIGKKIDDYYVNKSLQLYLEGLTYREIERILGVSHVSVMNWVKKYNIKRPYNSKYHSTYKILNATELGVYFSNSENIKGAGVVVTELGDKFMLIKWERFKD, encoded by the coding sequence ATGACCATAGATTTATGCCCAAATTGTAGCTCAGACACATACATTAAAAGTGGTATTGTTAATAATAGACAGCGCTATAAATGTAAAAAATGCAATTACTTTTTTACGGTAAATAAAATAGGGAAGAAGATAGATGATTATTATGTAAACAAATCTTTGCAGCTATATTTAGAAGGATTGACCTATCGAGAGATAGAACGTATTTTAGGTGTATCTCATGTAAGTGTTATGAATTGGGTGAAAAAATACAACATAAAAAGACCTTATAATTCTAAGTATCACTCTACTTATAAAATTTTAAATGCTACAGAACTAGGTGTTTATTTTAGTAATTCAGAGAATATAAAGGGAGCTGGAGTTGTGGTTACAGAGTTAGGTGATAAATTTATGTTGATTAAATGGGAGCGTTTTAAGGATTAG
- a CDS encoding TerC family protein gives MLEIIFTLLMLVLLQAVLGFDNLLYISLESKKAPEADQKKVRKTGILIAIVLRIVLLFVLVSIIDFFQDPFSFLSGGIEDIIHFAFNGHSIIVLLGGGFIIFTAIKEIWHMISTKGMEVSEMASDKGTKSSNAVITSIVIMNLVFSFDSILAAIGLTSEIENTTTAFIVMAIAIVISGLLMLIMADKISTFLSKNRMYEVLGLFILFIVGIMLVTEGGHLAHIKIFGEEIVPMSKTTFYFVLAILIIVDVVQGKYQKNLLAKAKK, from the coding sequence ATGTTAGAAATAATCTTCACCTTACTCATGTTAGTGTTATTACAAGCTGTACTTGGCTTTGATAACTTGCTTTACATCTCTTTAGAATCTAAAAAAGCGCCAGAGGCGGATCAAAAAAAAGTTAGAAAAACAGGAATTTTAATCGCTATCGTTTTAAGAATCGTACTGCTTTTTGTATTGGTTTCTATCATCGATTTTTTTCAAGATCCTTTTTCCTTTTTATCAGGAGGAATAGAAGATATTATCCATTTTGCCTTTAACGGACATAGTATCATTGTATTGTTAGGTGGTGGTTTTATCATTTTTACGGCTATAAAAGAAATATGGCACATGATTTCTACCAAGGGAATGGAAGTTTCTGAAATGGCTTCAGACAAAGGCACCAAATCTTCTAATGCCGTTATTACAAGTATTGTTATTATGAATTTGGTCTTTTCTTTCGATTCCATTTTAGCCGCAATTGGGCTTACAAGCGAAATAGAAAACACGACCACTGCTTTTATAGTTATGGCAATTGCTATTGTAATAAGTGGTTTATTAATGCTTATTATGGCTGATAAAATCTCTACTTTCTTATCAAAAAACAGAATGTATGAAGTTCTTGGTTTGTTTATCCTTTTTATTGTAGGAATTATGCTAGTAACAGAAGGTGGCCATTTAGCACATATTAAAATATTTGGCGAAGAAATTGTACCAATGAGTAAAACAACATTCTACTTTGTATTAGCTATTTTAATAATTGTAGATGTTGTACAGGGAAAATATCAGAAGAACCTATTAGCGAAAGCTAAAAAATAA
- a CDS encoding DUF4212 domain-containing protein: protein MSDKQKNASAYWKENIKYLTILLVIWFVVSFGCGILFREALDTIRLGGFKLGFWFAQQGSIYVFVILIFVYIRLMNKLDKKYGFDE from the coding sequence ATGAGTGATAAACAAAAGAACGCTTCTGCGTATTGGAAAGAAAACATTAAGTATTTAACAATACTACTTGTAATATGGTTTGTGGTATCCTTTGGATGCGGAATTTTATTTAGAGAAGCTTTAGATACCATAAGGCTCGGAGGTTTTAAACTCGGTTTTTGGTTCGCCCAACAGGGATCTATTTATGTATTCGTTATTCTAATTTTCGTTTACATAAGGTTGATGAATAAATTAGATAAAAAATACGGTTTCGACGAATAA
- a CDS encoding sodium:solute symporter family protein, producing the protein MSVQFWTWLLVGITFALYFGIAIWARAGSTKEFYVAGGGVSPLANGMATAADWMSAASFISMAGIISFAGYDGSVYLMGWTGGYVLLALLLAPYLRKFGKFTVPDFIGDRYYSNTARTVAVICALIVSFTYVAGQMRGVGIVFSQFLQVDIVYGVLIGMTVVLVFALLGGMKGITYTQVAQYCVLIFAFMVPAFFISVQMTGNLIPQIGMGSTVEDGTFLLDKLDTLHTQLGFKEYTSGSKSTWDVFAITLALMAGTAGLPHVIVRFFTVPKVKDARKSAGYALLLIAILYTTAPAIAVFSRTNLIETVSEKEYADIPVWFKNWEDTGLISWTDKNGDGKIQYVAGNALDGKKPVYTEERGTYGERLVSNANLAAKNELYVDRDIMVLANPEIAQLPNWVIGLVAAGGLAAALSTAAGLLLVISTSVSHDLIKKQLKPDISDKAELMAARISIFVAILIAGYFGINPPGFVAAVVALAFGLAAASFFPAIVLGIFDKKMNKEGTISGMVVGIVLMLFYMMKFKLDMFGGGTEEDWWFGTSPEGFGTIAMFVNVVISVVVSRMTPAPPKDVQEMVESIRIPSGAGEASNH; encoded by the coding sequence ATGAGTGTACAATTTTGGACTTGGTTATTAGTAGGGATTACTTTCGCCCTTTATTTCGGAATCGCAATTTGGGCTAGAGCAGGCTCTACAAAAGAATTTTATGTTGCTGGTGGAGGAGTTTCTCCTTTAGCCAATGGTATGGCAACCGCTGCAGATTGGATGAGTGCCGCCTCTTTTATTAGTATGGCAGGTATTATTTCCTTTGCTGGTTATGATGGTTCTGTTTACCTAATGGGGTGGACTGGTGGTTACGTGTTGTTAGCGTTATTGTTAGCTCCTTATTTACGTAAGTTTGGTAAGTTTACAGTACCAGATTTTATTGGCGATAGATATTACTCAAACACAGCAAGAACAGTGGCGGTAATTTGTGCCTTAATAGTGTCTTTTACTTATGTTGCAGGACAAATGAGAGGTGTAGGAATTGTTTTTTCTCAATTTTTACAAGTTGATATTGTGTATGGTGTTTTAATAGGTATGACAGTTGTATTAGTTTTCGCTCTTTTAGGAGGGATGAAAGGAATTACGTATACACAAGTTGCACAATATTGTGTATTGATTTTTGCTTTTATGGTGCCCGCATTTTTTATCTCTGTACAAATGACAGGGAATTTAATTCCTCAAATAGGAATGGGAAGCACGGTAGAAGATGGTACTTTTCTTTTAGATAAATTAGACACTTTACATACACAATTAGGGTTTAAAGAATATACTTCTGGCTCTAAATCTACTTGGGATGTTTTTGCAATTACCCTAGCTTTAATGGCTGGTACAGCCGGATTACCACATGTTATTGTTCGTTTCTTTACCGTGCCTAAAGTAAAAGATGCACGTAAATCTGCAGGGTATGCATTGCTTTTAATCGCTATTTTATATACTACGGCTCCAGCAATTGCTGTTTTTTCTAGAACTAATTTAATTGAAACGGTAAGTGAAAAAGAGTATGCAGACATTCCTGTTTGGTTTAAAAATTGGGAGGACACAGGGTTGATTTCTTGGACGGATAAAAATGGAGATGGTAAAATTCAGTATGTAGCAGGAAATGCTTTAGATGGTAAAAAACCGGTGTATACAGAAGAAAGAGGTACTTATGGAGAAAGATTGGTTTCAAATGCAAATTTAGCTGCTAAAAACGAATTGTATGTAGATCGTGATATTATGGTTTTAGCAAATCCAGAAATAGCACAATTACCAAACTGGGTAATTGGTTTGGTTGCAGCAGGTGGTTTAGCAGCAGCTTTATCTACAGCAGCAGGATTGTTATTGGTGATTTCAACATCTGTTTCTCATGATTTAATAAAAAAACAACTAAAACCAGATATTTCAGACAAGGCAGAATTAATGGCAGCAAGAATATCAATATTCGTAGCAATTTTAATTGCAGGGTATTTTGGTATCAATCCGCCAGGGTTTGTTGCTGCGGTAGTAGCACTTGCATTTGGTTTGGCAGCAGCTTCTTTTTTTCCTGCAATTGTTTTGGGTATTTTTGATAAAAAGATGAACAAAGAAGGCACCATTTCTGGTATGGTAGTAGGTATTGTATTGATGCTTTTTTATATGATGAAATTTAAACTAGATATGTTTGGTGGTGGTACAGAAGAAGATTGGTGGTTTGGTACATCTCCAGAAGGTTTTGGTACTATTGCAATGTTTGTTAATGTGGTTATTTCTGTAGTGGTTTCTAGAATGACTCCGGCACCACCAAAAGATGTACAAGAAATGGTAGAAAGTATTAGAATTCCTTCTGGAGCGGGAGAAGCTTCTAATCATTAA
- a CDS encoding phospholipid scramblase-related protein encodes MARGWTFFMSTIRIDDSNGNTIGTIKQKFKLLKPTFKIYNTSEELVAVITGDMKAWNFQINDASDKQIGIITKKWNGALKEIFTTADKYKVDLNTDFANDSSKIVVLSSAITIDLVWKESR; translated from the coding sequence ATAGCTAGAGGTTGGACTTTCTTTATGTCAACCATTCGTATTGATGATTCTAATGGAAATACTATTGGTACCATAAAGCAAAAATTTAAATTACTAAAACCAACTTTTAAAATTTATAATACATCCGAAGAACTTGTAGCTGTAATTACTGGAGATATGAAAGCTTGGAATTTTCAAATAAATGATGCTTCTGATAAACAAATAGGAATAATAACTAAAAAATGGAACGGAGCTCTAAAAGAAATTTTTACCACAGCAGACAAATATAAAGTAGATTTAAATACTGATTTTGCTAATGATTCAAGCAAAATAGTAGTTTTATCAAGTGCAATAACCATAGATCTGGTTTGGAAAGAAAGTAGATGA
- a CDS encoding sulfite exporter TauE/SafE family protein produces MLIDSFITYWHIILLFFTVAILYSSVGFGGGSSYLAILALTGIVFTQIRATALLCNIVVVSGNVFLFYHQKKIDWKKVIPLILLSIPFAFLGGKLKISQHVFFILLGFTLLFAAITMWVSKKIISSDEKQTNLKPIKNASFGGVIGFISGMVGIGGGVFLAPLLHLTNWDTPKKIASTASVFILVNSLAGLLGQYSNPDFIIDWSLTSILLITVFIGGQIGSRMSNNYFSPIQLKKATSILIAFVSLRILWKYLF; encoded by the coding sequence TTGTTAATAGACTCATTTATTACTTATTGGCACATCATACTGCTATTCTTTACCGTCGCAATTTTATATTCTTCGGTTGGTTTTGGTGGTGGCTCTAGCTATTTAGCTATTTTGGCATTAACGGGCATCGTCTTTACACAAATAAGAGCAACCGCACTTTTATGCAATATTGTTGTCGTTTCTGGAAACGTATTTTTATTTTACCATCAAAAGAAGATTGATTGGAAAAAAGTAATCCCACTTATTTTACTGAGTATTCCTTTTGCTTTTTTGGGTGGAAAATTAAAAATCAGTCAGCATGTATTCTTTATTCTTTTAGGGTTTACTTTACTATTTGCTGCCATTACTATGTGGGTTTCTAAAAAGATTATTTCTTCGGATGAAAAACAAACAAACCTAAAACCTATTAAAAATGCTAGTTTTGGTGGTGTTATTGGTTTTATATCTGGAATGGTTGGCATTGGTGGTGGTGTGTTTCTTGCACCATTATTACATCTTACAAATTGGGATACTCCTAAAAAAATTGCATCTACGGCAAGTGTTTTTATTTTAGTAAATTCTTTAGCGGGCTTACTAGGACAATACTCAAACCCTGATTTTATTATTGACTGGAGTTTAACTTCTATTTTATTAATTACCGTTTTTATTGGAGGACAAATAGGCAGCAGAATGAGTAATAATTACTTCTCTCCTATTCAACTTAAAAAAGCGACTTCCATTTTAATTGCTTTTGTGAGTTTGCGTATTCTTTGGAAATACCTTTTTTAG